One window of the Halobacillus litoralis genome contains the following:
- the gcvT gene encoding glycine cleavage system aminomethyltransferase GcvT, which produces MTELKRTPLYSEYKKLGAKTIDFGGWALPVQFSSIKDEHEATRTAAGLFDVSHMAEVMVEGPDSLAFLQKMLTNDVSKLEPGKAQYTIMCYENGGTVDDLIVYHLDEAKYLLVVNAANREKDFEWLKQHQDGDVRFEDVSDEYVQLAVQGPRAEETLQTLTDTDLSSIKFFRFEQNVSLRGVGGRAVVSRTGYTGEDGFEIYLNASSGAELWQALLKAGEPFGLKPVGLGARDTLRFEANLALYGQELSADITPIEAGLNFAVKVKKDTDFIGREVLKRQKEEGPERKLVGIEMIDKGIPRTNYDVLDDEKVIGFVTTGTQSPTLGKNVGLALLDKNYISEGTEVTVQVRKRRLKAKVVSTPFYKR; this is translated from the coding sequence TTGACAGAATTAAAACGTACACCTTTATATTCTGAGTACAAAAAACTAGGCGCGAAAACGATTGATTTCGGAGGTTGGGCATTACCTGTGCAATTCTCGAGCATCAAGGATGAACATGAGGCGACCAGGACAGCTGCTGGATTGTTCGATGTTTCCCATATGGCTGAGGTAATGGTTGAAGGGCCGGACAGTTTAGCATTTTTGCAAAAGATGTTGACGAATGATGTGTCTAAGCTTGAACCCGGAAAAGCGCAATATACCATCATGTGTTATGAAAACGGGGGCACGGTAGATGATTTGATTGTTTACCATTTAGATGAAGCGAAATACTTATTAGTCGTAAATGCTGCCAATCGTGAAAAAGATTTTGAATGGTTGAAGCAGCACCAGGATGGAGATGTGCGGTTTGAAGATGTTTCTGACGAATATGTACAGTTAGCCGTTCAAGGTCCAAGAGCAGAAGAAACGTTGCAGACTTTGACAGATACAGATCTTTCTTCCATCAAATTCTTTCGTTTTGAGCAAAACGTATCCTTGCGTGGTGTAGGAGGACGGGCGGTTGTTTCCCGAACGGGATATACAGGGGAAGATGGTTTCGAAATCTATTTGAATGCCTCTTCCGGAGCGGAACTATGGCAGGCCCTTCTTAAAGCAGGGGAGCCATTCGGACTGAAGCCTGTCGGTTTAGGTGCGCGTGATACATTGCGCTTTGAAGCGAACCTGGCATTATACGGTCAGGAATTAAGTGCAGATATCACACCAATTGAGGCAGGTCTGAATTTTGCTGTCAAGGTTAAGAAGGATACGGACTTCATTGGCAGGGAAGTCTTGAAGCGACAAAAAGAAGAAGGCCCGGAACGGAAATTGGTCGGAATCGAAATGATTGATAAAGGGATTCCCCGCACTAATTATGACGTGTTGGACGACGAAAAGGTCATCGGTTTTGTTACTACAGGGACCCAGTCCCCGACGCTTGGCAAAAATGTCGGACTTGCATTGTTGGATAAAAATTATATATCGGAAGGGACAGAAGTCACTGTCCAAGTGCGTAAGCGCCGTTTGAAAGCGAAAGTCGTCTCAACACCATTTTATAAACGATAA
- the gcvPA gene encoding aminomethyl-transferring glycine dehydrogenase subunit GcvPA, translating to MEFRYLPMTERDKREMLEGIGVEQSDELFSDIPENVRFKGELDIKAPKNEFQLMKELTKLSEQNVNLKSHSSFLGAGVYDHYIPSIVDHVISRSEFYTAYTPYQPEISQGELQAIFEFQTMICELTSMDVANSSMYDGGTALAEAVNLSAGQTKKKKVLVSKAIHPESLAVIHSYVKGPGVEVVEIDHKNGMTDLDQLERELDDDTASVVVQYPNFFGQVEPLDKVRSLVDTQKKAMMITSSNPLALGFLTPPGEFGADIVVGDAQVFGIPAQYGGPHCGYFATTKKLMRKVPGRLVGQTVDEEGRRGFVLTLQAREQHIRRDKATSNICSNQALNALASSVAMSSLGKQGLRKMAWMNIQKTSYMKKVLHENGFEVAFEGPFFNELVVKLSHDVAEVNRVLLDRGFIGGYDLGQVDRSLTKSMLIAVTEIRTKEEIDQFVREMGDIHG from the coding sequence ATGGAATTTCGCTATTTGCCAATGACAGAAAGAGATAAAAGAGAGATGCTTGAGGGGATCGGAGTAGAGCAATCGGATGAACTGTTCTCTGATATCCCTGAAAATGTCCGCTTCAAGGGAGAATTGGACATCAAGGCACCGAAAAATGAATTTCAACTAATGAAGGAACTTACGAAGTTATCTGAACAGAATGTCAATCTGAAATCACATTCTTCTTTTTTGGGAGCGGGGGTGTATGATCACTACATTCCTTCCATTGTCGATCACGTAATATCCAGGTCAGAATTCTATACTGCTTATACTCCATACCAACCGGAAATATCCCAGGGTGAATTACAAGCTATTTTTGAATTCCAAACGATGATTTGTGAGCTGACCAGCATGGATGTCGCTAATTCTTCAATGTACGATGGAGGAACGGCTTTAGCGGAGGCGGTCAACCTATCCGCTGGGCAGACTAAGAAGAAAAAGGTGCTCGTATCGAAGGCGATCCACCCTGAATCACTTGCTGTTATTCACTCTTATGTTAAAGGGCCTGGAGTGGAAGTGGTTGAAATCGATCACAAAAACGGTATGACTGACCTTGATCAATTAGAGCGTGAGCTTGATGATGATACCGCTAGTGTTGTAGTCCAGTATCCAAACTTTTTCGGGCAAGTAGAACCGTTAGATAAAGTCCGTTCTCTTGTAGATACACAGAAAAAAGCGATGATGATCACATCAAGCAATCCTTTAGCTCTCGGTTTCTTGACACCCCCTGGTGAATTTGGTGCAGATATTGTCGTCGGAGATGCTCAAGTATTCGGAATCCCGGCACAATACGGAGGGCCGCATTGTGGTTACTTTGCAACTACTAAAAAATTAATGCGCAAAGTACCAGGACGCCTTGTAGGTCAAACGGTCGATGAAGAAGGGCGACGAGGATTCGTTCTCACTCTACAGGCGCGTGAGCAGCATATCCGCAGGGATAAAGCGACATCAAATATTTGTTCCAACCAGGCCTTGAATGCCCTGGCGTCCTCTGTAGCCATGTCTTCTTTAGGAAAACAAGGATTAAGGAAAATGGCTTGGATGAATATTCAAAAAACCTCTTATATGAAGAAAGTGTTACATGAGAACGGTTTTGAGGTAGCTTTTGAGGGTCCTTTTTTCAATGAACTTGTCGTTAAGCTGAGTCATGATGTCGCTGAAGTCAATCGTGTGTTATTGGATAGAGGTTTTATCGGAGGTTATGACTTAGGTCAAGTAGATAGAAGTTTAACAAAGTCGATGCTGATCGCTGTCACAGAAATCCGCACTAAAGAAGAGATCGATCAATTTGTCAGGGAAATGGGGGATATCCATGGCTAA
- the gcvPB gene encoding aminomethyl-transferring glycine dehydrogenase subunit GcvPB, translating to MAKQDFPVIFELSQESRTGFSLPDLDVPEVDVEDMLGDAYVRKDEPDLPEVSELQIMRHYTALSKRNHGVDSGFYPLGSCTMKYNPKMNEDVARLTGFSHIHPHQPAESVQGALHLMYDLQESLSAITGMDTVTLQPAAGAHGEWTGLMMIRAFHEANGDENRTKVIVPDSAHGTNPASATVAGFEAVTVKSDARGLVDLEDLKRVVDDQTAALMLTNPNTLGLFEEDIEEMANIVHQAGGKLYYDGANLNAVLGYTRPGDMGFDVVHLNLHKTFTGPHGGGGPGSGPVGVTSELAPYLPKPILTKVDDTYLFDYDRPDSIGRVKPYYGNFGINVRAYTYIRTMGPEGLKKVSEYAVINANYMMRRLQGEFELPFDRHCKHEFILSGKRQKKLGVRTLDMAKRLLDFGYHPPTIYFPINVEEALMIEPTETESKETLDDFIDAMIQISNEAKDDPEKVQDAPHTTIVSRMDETQAARKPVLRYIKE from the coding sequence ATGGCTAAACAAGATTTTCCAGTGATTTTTGAACTGAGCCAAGAGAGTCGTACAGGTTTCAGCCTGCCTGATTTGGATGTACCAGAAGTCGATGTTGAAGACATGCTTGGAGATGCGTATGTCAGAAAGGACGAACCGGACCTTCCTGAGGTAAGTGAGCTTCAGATTATGAGGCATTATACAGCTTTGTCGAAGCGGAATCACGGAGTAGACTCTGGCTTCTATCCTCTTGGGTCCTGTACGATGAAATACAATCCGAAAATGAATGAAGATGTGGCCCGTCTGACAGGCTTCAGCCATATCCACCCACACCAGCCGGCAGAATCGGTCCAGGGGGCATTGCATTTGATGTATGACCTGCAAGAGTCTTTATCAGCTATCACCGGGATGGATACGGTAACCCTTCAGCCTGCTGCAGGTGCGCACGGAGAATGGACAGGACTTATGATGATTCGTGCCTTCCACGAAGCCAACGGTGATGAAAATCGTACGAAGGTCATTGTTCCTGACTCCGCTCATGGAACCAACCCTGCGTCTGCAACAGTTGCCGGCTTTGAAGCTGTGACTGTCAAATCGGATGCACGCGGCCTTGTAGATTTAGAAGACTTGAAGCGTGTGGTTGATGATCAGACAGCAGCGTTGATGTTGACGAACCCAAATACTCTGGGGTTGTTTGAAGAAGATATTGAAGAAATGGCAAACATCGTCCACCAAGCTGGAGGAAAGCTGTATTACGATGGGGCGAATTTAAATGCTGTTTTAGGCTATACTCGGCCTGGGGACATGGGTTTTGATGTTGTCCACTTGAATCTGCATAAAACATTCACTGGACCACACGGGGGTGGAGGACCTGGTTCTGGACCAGTCGGTGTTACATCAGAATTAGCTCCTTACTTACCAAAACCGATTTTGACAAAAGTGGATGATACTTATTTGTTCGATTATGACCGTCCGGATTCAATCGGGAGAGTCAAACCTTACTATGGGAACTTCGGAATCAATGTCCGTGCCTATACTTACATCCGTACAATGGGGCCGGAAGGTTTGAAGAAGGTAAGTGAGTATGCCGTGATTAATGCAAATTACATGATGCGCCGTTTACAAGGCGAATTTGAGCTGCCTTTCGATCGTCATTGTAAGCATGAATTCATTCTTTCTGGTAAGCGTCAGAAGAAGCTGGGTGTCCGCACATTGGACATGGCGAAAAGACTATTGGACTTTGGCTACCATCCCCCTACAATCTATTTTCCGATCAATGTAGAAGAAGCATTGATGATAGAACCGACGGAAACAGAGTCTAAAGAAACATTGGATGATTTCATCGATGCGATGATCCAAATTTCTAATGAAGCAAAAGATGATCCCGAGAAGGTTCAAGATGCACCGCATACTACAATTGTCAGCCGAATGGATGAAACACAGGCGGCGAGAAAACCAGTACTGCGGTATATCAAAGAATAA
- a CDS encoding rhodanese-like domain-containing protein, with translation MELWILIGALAAIIAFGVYRFFKARKIMDTLTEDEFREGYRKAQLIDVRESKEFDGGHILGARNIPLSQMKNRLVEIRKDKPVYLYCQSGARSARAAMMLHKKGYEDLNMLQGGFKKWSGKIKTKK, from the coding sequence ATGGAATTATGGATCTTAATCGGGGCACTTGCAGCAATCATTGCCTTCGGTGTTTATAGATTCTTCAAAGCTAGAAAAATCATGGACACATTGACTGAAGATGAATTTCGCGAAGGATACAGGAAGGCACAATTGATCGATGTGAGGGAATCAAAAGAGTTCGATGGCGGCCACATCCTGGGTGCACGAAACATTCCACTTTCACAAATGAAAAACCGACTTGTGGAAATCCGCAAAGATAAGCCTGTTTACTTGTATTGTCAAAGTGGTGCGAGATCTGCCCGTGCAGCTATGATGTTACACAAGAAAGGCTATGAAGACTTGAACATGCTTCAAGGTGGGTTTAAAAAGTGGTCTGGTAAAATCAAAACGAAAAAATAA
- a CDS encoding vitamin B12-dependent ribonucleotide reductase, which translates to MQTTTSVDVHTKINVERLNADIRQFSQVHEITDSMSITHKGVSRLVMLDRYAFKDTEKLTLSEGDFVVLTVKDDPKFPARGFGFIHSIDWDTHEAIVRVENEFLNVLDHEEERETGLIRRNLDTIDKPLEVYYEQIALRNATGLAEVETNPRKKSQSFQEFYEELSDLNFIPAGRVLYGAGSQTDVTYFNCYVMPYIQDSREGISDHRKQVMEIMSRGGGVGTNGSTLRPRNTLARGVNGKSSGSVSWLDDIAKLTHLVEQGGSRRGAQMIMLADWHPDILEFIISKMQNPRILRFLIENTEDEQIKQLAKDRLKFTPLTDTEKDLYQSVVNYKHIQGQGGFTDKSIQEAEEKLQTGGTYSVHNSEFLTGANISVCITKEFMDAVENGATYQLRFPDVENYTADEMTTYNAEWHNSGDVREWEERGFGIRTYRTVQAEELWNLINICATYSAEPGIFFIDNANEKTNATAYGQKVVATNPCGEQPLAPFSVCNLAAVNLASVADKENKQVDFSKLKQTVERGVRMQDNVIDATPYFLEENKVQALGERRIGLGVMGLHDLLIYCETVYGSEEGNKLVDEIFETIATTAYRASIDLAKEKGSFPFLVGGTDAETKKLRERFIETGYMKTMPQDIRDGVLDYGIRNSHLLTVAPTGSTGTMVGVSTGLEPYFSFSYYRSGRLGKFIEVKADILQEYLDQHPEQDSDELPEWFVTAMTMRPEDHADTQCIIQRWVDSSISKTVNAPKGYTVEQVESVYQRLYRGGAKGGTVYVDGSRDSQVLSLKAEENDFDGEQTELFEEEENTPRVVLMDTIQELDKTNVTIGSEVGDTCPVCRQGTVEDIGGCNTCTNCNAQLKCGL; encoded by the coding sequence ATGCAGACAACTACCTCCGTGGATGTTCATACAAAAATAAATGTGGAACGATTGAATGCTGATATTCGTCAGTTTTCACAAGTACATGAAATTACAGACTCCATGTCTATTACACACAAAGGTGTGTCGCGACTAGTCATGCTTGATCGTTATGCGTTTAAGGATACAGAAAAGCTTACATTATCGGAAGGGGATTTTGTTGTTCTGACAGTTAAGGACGACCCTAAATTCCCGGCTCGAGGCTTTGGATTTATTCACTCCATCGATTGGGATACACATGAAGCGATCGTACGAGTCGAGAATGAATTTTTGAATGTACTTGACCATGAAGAAGAGCGTGAAACCGGGCTGATTCGAAGGAATCTGGATACGATCGACAAGCCTCTGGAAGTATACTACGAACAGATTGCGTTAAGAAACGCAACAGGGCTGGCAGAAGTAGAAACAAATCCCCGGAAAAAGAGTCAAAGCTTTCAAGAATTTTATGAAGAACTTTCAGATCTTAACTTCATCCCGGCTGGCCGTGTATTATACGGAGCAGGGTCCCAAACGGATGTCACTTATTTCAACTGTTATGTGATGCCATACATTCAAGATTCACGGGAAGGGATTTCGGATCACCGCAAGCAAGTGATGGAAATTATGTCGCGGGGTGGAGGAGTTGGAACAAATGGTTCTACGCTTCGTCCAAGAAACACATTGGCTCGCGGGGTGAATGGAAAATCTTCTGGCTCCGTCTCCTGGTTGGATGATATAGCTAAACTCACGCATCTGGTCGAGCAAGGCGGGTCAAGACGCGGAGCACAAATGATCATGTTAGCTGATTGGCATCCAGATATCCTCGAATTCATCATTTCTAAAATGCAGAACCCGAGGATCCTTCGATTTTTGATTGAAAATACAGAAGATGAACAAATAAAACAACTTGCTAAGGACAGGCTTAAATTTACGCCGCTGACTGATACAGAAAAGGATTTGTATCAAAGTGTTGTGAATTATAAACATATTCAAGGGCAGGGTGGTTTTACAGATAAGAGCATTCAGGAAGCTGAAGAGAAACTTCAAACAGGCGGCACATATTCCGTTCATAATTCAGAGTTTCTGACTGGGGCGAACATTTCTGTCTGTATTACAAAAGAATTCATGGATGCGGTAGAAAATGGCGCAACATATCAGCTGCGTTTCCCGGATGTTGAAAATTACACAGCAGATGAAATGACGACGTATAACGCCGAATGGCACAACAGCGGGGATGTCCGTGAGTGGGAAGAGCGTGGTTTCGGTATTCGTACCTATCGTACAGTCCAGGCGGAAGAGCTTTGGAATCTGATCAATATTTGTGCGACATACTCTGCTGAGCCTGGGATCTTCTTTATTGATAACGCCAATGAAAAAACAAATGCTACAGCATACGGCCAAAAAGTCGTAGCAACAAACCCGTGTGGAGAGCAGCCTCTCGCGCCGTTTTCCGTTTGTAACTTAGCAGCTGTAAACCTGGCCAGCGTTGCTGATAAGGAAAACAAACAGGTTGATTTCTCCAAGCTTAAGCAAACCGTTGAACGGGGAGTGCGTATGCAGGATAATGTGATCGATGCTACCCCGTATTTCCTGGAAGAAAACAAAGTCCAAGCACTTGGTGAACGCCGCATAGGTCTTGGGGTTATGGGGCTGCATGACTTATTGATCTACTGTGAAACTGTCTATGGTTCAGAAGAAGGCAATAAGTTGGTAGATGAGATTTTTGAAACAATTGCAACGACTGCCTATCGTGCTTCAATCGACCTTGCTAAAGAAAAAGGAAGCTTCCCTTTCTTAGTTGGTGGTACAGATGCGGAGACGAAAAAACTTCGTGAACGCTTTATAGAAACAGGTTACATGAAGACGATGCCGCAGGATATCCGAGATGGTGTACTGGATTATGGTATTCGTAACTCCCACCTCCTCACTGTAGCTCCAACAGGAAGCACAGGTACAATGGTCGGAGTAAGCACAGGTCTTGAACCTTATTTCTCCTTCTCTTATTACCGTAGTGGACGTCTAGGGAAATTCATTGAAGTGAAAGCGGACATTTTACAAGAATACCTGGACCAGCACCCAGAACAGGATTCTGATGAGTTGCCGGAATGGTTCGTGACGGCGATGACGATGAGGCCGGAAGATCATGCTGATACTCAATGCATCATTCAACGATGGGTGGATAGCAGTATATCCAAGACGGTGAATGCACCGAAAGGGTATACCGTGGAACAAGTTGAAAGTGTCTATCAACGCTTATATCGGGGTGGAGCCAAAGGTGGTACGGTCTACGTCGATGGCAGTCGCGACAGCCAAGTATTGTCCCTGAAAGCTGAGGAAAATGACTTTGATGGTGAACAGACGGAACTTTTTGAGGAAGAAGAGAATACTCCTCGCGTCGTCTTGATGGATACCATTCAGGAATTGGATAAGACTAATGTCACGATCGGTTCAGAAGTTGGCGATACATGCCCGGTTTGCCGCCAGGGGACCGTGGAAGATATCGGTGGCTGTAACACATGCACCAATTGTAACGCTCAGTTGAAATGTGGACTTTGA
- the mntR gene encoding transcriptional regulator MntR has protein sequence MPTPSMEDYIEQIYILIEDKGYARVSDIAENLQVHPSSVTKMVQKLDRDQYLNYEKYRGLILTPKGKKVGKRLVYRHELLEQFLEIIGVDHDNIYEDVEGIEHHMSWNSIDRIGDLVQYFDEKPDRVNALRDVQKKNEEQNEE, from the coding sequence ATGCCAACACCAAGCATGGAAGATTATATTGAACAAATATATATTCTTATAGAAGATAAAGGATATGCACGGGTATCCGACATTGCTGAAAATCTCCAGGTGCATCCATCCTCTGTCACAAAAATGGTTCAGAAATTGGACCGTGATCAATATTTGAATTATGAAAAGTATCGCGGTCTCATCCTAACACCAAAAGGGAAGAAAGTTGGTAAACGTCTTGTCTACCGCCACGAACTTCTCGAACAGTTTTTAGAAATTATCGGGGTCGACCACGATAATATCTATGAAGATGTTGAAGGAATTGAACATCATATGAGCTGGAATTCTATTGATCGCATTGGCGATCTCGTCCAGTACTTTGATGAGAAACCGGATCGTGTGAATGCATTGCGCGATGTTCAGAAGAAAAATGAAGAACAGAATGAAGAGTGA
- a CDS encoding patatin-like phospholipase family protein: MKVDGVFSGGGVKALAFIGALEELESQGYSFHRVAGTSAGAILASLTAAGYSATEIKERLKSLSFEELVDVPITDRLFPFMKWLLLYFRMGLYKGNQLEFLLEEWLEEKGVRTFADIPQGSLKVICSDLTLGRIVVLPDDLKKVYGIEPATFSVAKAVRMSSGLPYFFIPVKIHGKRGKSVIVDGGVLSNFPLWIWEKKEGCRTRPIIGMKLSDEPDKLPEQKIQNAIQMFHALFKTMQQAHDARYISRSMSKDIIFIPVNTIETTDFDMSEEEKEALMNLGHEHAREFLKRWSR; the protein is encoded by the coding sequence ATGAAAGTGGACGGTGTTTTTTCCGGAGGTGGTGTCAAAGCCCTTGCCTTTATCGGTGCTCTGGAGGAGTTGGAAAGTCAGGGTTATTCATTCCATCGAGTGGCGGGTACTTCGGCTGGTGCGATTCTTGCCAGTCTGACTGCAGCCGGTTATTCCGCAACAGAGATCAAAGAGAGATTGAAAAGCTTGTCGTTTGAAGAACTCGTCGATGTTCCGATCACGGATCGACTTTTTCCATTTATGAAGTGGCTGCTCTTATATTTTCGTATGGGTTTGTACAAAGGTAATCAATTAGAATTCTTGTTGGAAGAGTGGTTAGAAGAAAAAGGTGTCCGCACGTTCGCAGATATCCCTCAAGGCTCATTGAAAGTCATATGTTCTGATTTGACCCTTGGAAGGATCGTTGTTCTCCCTGATGATTTGAAAAAGGTATATGGCATTGAACCTGCCACTTTTTCTGTCGCAAAAGCGGTCCGAATGAGTTCAGGGCTTCCTTATTTTTTCATCCCCGTAAAAATCCATGGCAAAAGAGGGAAGTCTGTCATAGTAGATGGAGGAGTGTTAAGTAATTTTCCACTTTGGATATGGGAAAAGAAAGAGGGATGTAGAACACGGCCCATAATTGGAATGAAATTGAGTGATGAACCTGATAAATTACCGGAGCAGAAAATCCAGAACGCGATTCAAATGTTTCATGCCTTGTTCAAAACGATGCAGCAAGCTCATGATGCCCGCTATATATCCAGATCCATGAGTAAAGACATTATTTTCATTCCTGTAAATACGATTGAGACGACGGATTTCGATATGAGTGAGGAAGAAAAAGAAGCATTGATGAATCTTGGGCACGAGCATGCAAGGGAATTTTTGAAACGGTGGAGCAGATAA
- a CDS encoding SA1362 family protein, which translates to MRKWMTPVMYTLIGLAIFFVAIQLFTNTSSFLTSIVMMIGIAALLYGAIYFFFLRNRGFGGGTGGNRNDMKKYKQAVKQSKQKYKQPSPPVKKTNAAKTPAKSSPFSKKKRKRTNTPQLRVIEGNKSKDKNRATF; encoded by the coding sequence ATGCGTAAATGGATGACTCCTGTCATGTACACATTGATCGGTTTAGCCATCTTTTTCGTTGCCATCCAACTGTTTACAAACACTTCTAGTTTCTTGACATCGATTGTTATGATGATCGGAATTGCTGCCCTCCTTTATGGAGCAATTTACTTCTTTTTCCTCCGCAACCGCGGTTTTGGAGGGGGAACGGGCGGAAACCGCAATGATATGAAGAAATACAAACAAGCGGTAAAACAGTCTAAACAAAAATATAAACAACCGAGTCCGCCAGTTAAAAAGACCAACGCAGCTAAAACACCAGCCAAATCTTCTCCATTCAGCAAGAAAAAACGCAAAAGAACGAACACGCCACAATTACGTGTCATTGAAGGAAATAAAAGCAAAGATAAAAATCGAGCCACTTTTTAA
- a CDS encoding YqhR family membrane protein, with product MADKPKQQRQQEPQQSVLGKALVTGFTAGILWSGLGAIAYYFHFSEVSAASFIFRSFWQTDWTGTWLAEVLAILFVGLLSLGSALLYYFTLKNKNGIWPGVFFGLALWSIVYFVLTPLFPAIPSFLELNSDTWVTTGCLFILYGVFIGYSISYEYREFNETANSYSNEGRV from the coding sequence ATGGCAGACAAGCCGAAACAACAGAGACAACAAGAGCCACAGCAAAGTGTTTTAGGAAAAGCTTTAGTGACAGGTTTTACGGCGGGTATCTTATGGAGCGGGTTAGGCGCAATTGCATATTATTTTCATTTCTCAGAGGTTTCAGCTGCTTCCTTCATTTTTCGTTCCTTCTGGCAGACGGACTGGACCGGGACTTGGCTGGCGGAGGTCTTAGCTATTCTTTTTGTTGGTTTACTCTCTCTGGGTAGTGCATTACTTTACTATTTTACACTGAAAAATAAAAATGGAATTTGGCCTGGTGTATTTTTCGGGCTTGCTCTATGGTCAATTGTGTATTTTGTGCTGACTCCTTTATTTCCAGCAATCCCTTCTTTTCTTGAATTGAATAGTGATACATGGGTCACGACAGGCTGTTTATTTATTTTATACGGTGTGTTTATCGGGTATTCCATTTCTTATGAATATCGAGAATTCAACGAGACTGCGAATTCTTATTCAAATGAAGGAAGAGTATGA